The Tolypothrix sp. NIES-4075 DNA window TATTTCCTGCTTCTGAACCAGTTGGGGGCATAATTGAGATTTCTCCAAGTTGATTCCGCTCAATGCGTAAGTCACGATTCACCTGACAGAACTCGAAGAATTGTTCGTCTGTCATTTGCATTGATGGCGGAATTAGCACGACAATAGGAGATGAAAGCATAATTTACTCCCTTTTTTATTTTTTATTTTCACTTTCTTTTAGCTTTTTTGGTAAATCTCAGGTAGGTTTACGCGAAATTTTGACTACAAATTTCTGGAACTCAAGTTGTTCTTGCTGAATCTAATATCTAAGTAATTTTACTTTTTATTTTTTTAGCTTAATAAGCAATTTAAACTTAATTTTGGTAATATTACTGATTTTATTGAGTTAAATGTCAATTAGTATACAGTATTGTTTAATTGAAGAATGCTGTCATCATTTTATTGTCCTAGATGGGGTGGACATCAATGAAATCAGAAAGCGATCATTATAATGAACTCGAACGTCGAGAAAAAGAACTGCGACAACGAGAAGTTGAAATACGACTCCGGGAAATGGAAGCTGATATCTATGCTGACAATACACCTATTTATAAAACTGTTAAACATCAGCCAGAAAATTCTCGAAAACTTTTGAGGAAAAAAGTTATTCTCGCTGCGAAGCTTGTCGCTATCGGTGTTGCAGCGCTGGTTGCTGTGAAAATAGCTTCAATTGTCGCAGGGATTATAATTGTCACTGCGCTGACGTGGATATCTTACAAACTATTTTTTGATTCTAAAAAAAAGCCTTAAATTAGGGATGCAATCATCATGAATGCTCAAGTTGATACTGACAAATTCATTAACGATTTAGAGCGTGTTGCTCAAGTGCGCTCAGAAATTTCGGTTTGTTTGAGTAATATTGCTCTGACAATTACTAAAGCTGAATTAGACGTAAATACATCAGGAAAGCTTAGTTTAGAACGAGATATTGAAGATATTACGATAGCGAGTAAAAATCTCAAAAACGGTGTATTTCGGCTTTTAGTTTTAGGAGATATGAAACGCGGAAAAAGCACCTTTCTCAACGCTTTGATTGGGGAGAATCTATTACCGAGTGATGTGAATCCCTGTACCGCAGTATTAACAGTGTTGCGATATGGTTCAAAAAAGAAAGTTACTGTTCATTTTAATGATGGCAAAAGTCCTCAAGAGCTAGATTTTGCCAGCTTTAAATATAAATATACTATCGACCCGACTGAAGCGAAGAAATTAGAACAAGAGAAAAAACAAGCATTTCCTGACGTTGATTATGCAGTTGTAGAGTATCCTTTACCGTTGTTAGAAAAGGGAATTGAAATTGTTGATAGTCCGGGTTTGAATGATACAGAAGCGCGAAACGAATTATCGTTAGGTTATATTAATAATTGTCATGCAATTCTCTTTGTGATGAGAGCGTCGCAACCTTGCACTTTGGGTGAGCGTCGCTATTTAGAAAATTATATTAAAGGTCGAGGATTGACTGTTTTCTTTTTAATCAATGCTTGGGATCAGGTGAAAGAATCATTGATCGATCCGGATGATGAAGAAGAATTAAAAGCTTCTGAAGACAGATTGCGGCAAGTATTCAGCGCAAATCTGGCAGAATATTGCTATGTAGATGGGCAAAATGTTTACGAAGAGCGTGTATTTGAGGTTTCGTCAATTCAAGCATTAAGACGACGGTTAAAAAATCCCCAAGCTGGGTTAAAAAAAACTGGCTTTGGAGAATTTATGCAAGCGCTGAATACTTTTTTGACTAGAGAACGTGCGATCGCCGAATTGCGTCAAGTTAGAACTTTAGCTAGAGGTGCTTGCAATCATACCCGCGAAGCAATTGAAAGGAGAATACCATTACTTGACCAAGATGTCAACGAATTGAAAAAAAGAATTGATTCAGTTGAGCCAGAATTTAGTAAACTGACAAATATTCGCGATGAATTTCAAGCGGAAATTATCAAAACTAGAGATAATCAAGCGAGAGCGATCGCTGATTCTTTTCGCAGCTACGTTTTAAATTTAGGCAATACCTTTGAAACTGATTTCTTGCGCTATCAACCCGAATTAAATCTGTTTGATTTTCTCAGCAGCGGTAAGCGCGAAGCATTTAATTCTGCACTTAAAAAAGCCTTTGAACAGTATATCACCGATAAATTTGCCGCTTGGACATTAACAGCTGAAAACGAGATAAATGCAGCTTTCAAACAACTTACTCGCAGCGCTTCCCAATATGGTACATCTTACAGTCAAGTCACAGACCAAATCACAGAAAAGCTAACTGGAGAAAAGGTCAAACTTAATTCTACCACTACTGAAGATGATAAGTCACCTTCATGGGCAAAATGGGCAATGGGGTTATTATCTTTATCTAGAGGAAATCTTGCCGGCTTTGCAATGGCAGGTGCAGGATTTGATTGGAAAAATATTTTGTTAAACTACTTTACTGTAATTGGTATTGGTGGGATAATTACAGCAGTCACAGGCGTTTTTCTCGGACCAATCGGATTTGCTTTACTTGGATTGGGTGTAGGATTTTTGCAAGCAGATCAAGCGCGGAAAGAGTTAGTGAAAACAGCAAAAAAAGAGTTAGTAAAATATCTGCCGCAAGTAGCACAGGAACAATCCAAAACTGTTCATGATGCAGTCAAAGAGTGTTTTGACTCTTATGAAAGAGAAGTGAGCAAGCGAATTAACGATGATATCGCTTCTCGCAAATCTGAGTTAGATAATTTACTTCAGCAAAAAACAACACGCGAGATTAATCGAGAAAGCGAGTTAAAACGGTTAAATAATTTGCAAGAAGATGTAATATTTCAATTGCAGAAAATTGAAGCAGCGTATAGCAATTTGTTAGCTTATTACAGCTAACGGAAAACCTAACCCCCTTCTCTTGTAAATTTTAATCCCAGGACTTACGCAAATAAATGAAAAAACGAACCACAGAGGGACAGAGAACACAGAGCAATGAGGAAGAGAGAGAATTTTTGCGTAAGTCCTAAATCCCTTCCCCCTGTAGACTACGGTGTACACACAAGTCATCGAATTACCCAAAAAACTTGAAAAACCTCACCCTGTCCGTTCCGGACATCCCTCTCGTTGGCAAGGAGAGGGAAAGATTTACCCTTGGGTAAAGCGAGGGTGAGGTTTCTGTGGTTATGAGAAAACTACTGAAACTGTCTTATGCAACAAAATGAAGTGTACAAAAAACTTTCTGATTCTCTCAAGTCTGCATCTGCATTACTCGATATAGACCGCAAATCACAACTTTATCAAGATATAATTGCTATTTCCAACCACTTAGCAAATCCCAGCTTTCGGATTGGGGTATTTGGTCCATTTAATCATGGTAAGTCAACTTTGCTAAATGCGATGTTGGGAAATCGCACTTTACCTATTGATTTAATTCCCACCACAGGTGCAGCGATTACTGTCAAGTATGGTACTGACTTGCAAACTCGCATCATCTTAATAGATGGTACAGAAATCTATCGCAGTGGAACGGAAATTTTAAAAGAATTCGCAATTCTTGATAATAACAGACAAATGCGAAAAGATGTTGCATCTGTAGAAGTTTTTTGTCCTCATCCTTTTTTAGAAACGGGTGTAGAATTTCTCGATTTACCGGGAACGAATGATAGGGAAGAACAAGATAATTTAGTGAAAGAGCAGCTATTAAGTGCAGATTTAGTAATACAATTACTGGATGCACGCAAATTGATGACTTTAGGTGAGCGCGAAAATTTGCGAGATTGGCTATTAGATCGCAAGATTAAGACAGTGATTTTTGTCGCGAATTTTCTTAACTTACTCGAACCCGATGAACAAAAACAAGTCCAAAATCGCTTGTTGTTTGTTGCGGAAAGTTTTCGAGCGGAATTACCTGCGGGTTTTAGCAATTTATATCGCGTTGATGCTTTACCGGCTTTAAGAGCAAGATTAAAAGGTGATGTAACTCAAGCTAGCAGTAGCGGTTTAGTAGCTTTTGAATCAGCTTTGCAAAATATTGTAGGGATACTGCAACAAAATCGCGGTGGTGTGCGTTTACCAAGAGTGCAGGCGATCGCTTCTCAAATTATACTATCATTAAAAGCGAAAATTGACCCCCTCGCTAGTGAAATTAAATCTATTGATGATAAAAACAAAGCCAAAATTGAAATTAAACAAAAAGCGGAAAAATTAATTCAAAAAGGCTTTAATACAAGCGTTGCTGAGTTACGCGGTTGGCTATCTTTACCGAATCTACTAATAAAATATCAAACTGATGCCGCAGTTGCCTTAGCAGAAAATAACTTTAAATCTTGGCAAGCAAGCACTTTAAAAAAAGATTTGACAGAATTGCAATTAGCTGTAGTCAAATGGCTTTATCAAGCTTATGAATTCTTTCAACAAGAAAGACCAGAAGATTTATTAATTTGCTTCCCAAACGTTCCCCAAATTACTCTACCTCCTAAGCCTAGCAATACCGATGATTTGAGTGAAACAGGTTCTATAGCCGTTGGTAGTGGTATTGGTTGGTTGTTAGGTGGTCCCGTTGGAGCGGCTGTAGTTGGCAGTATTTCTTATATATTAAATAAGAATATACAAAAACAAGATGAAAAATCAGCAACCGAATCTTATCATCAACAAGTTGCCCAAATTTGTATAACAGCAGCTGAAAGTTATTTATCACGCTTCAGCAGTCAAGGTTTATCAATCTTGGCTGAATATGAAAATAAAGCAGACAAAGTAATTAAATTTGAAGTTACTAAAGAACCGCTAGAACTTATAAATAAACGCCAAGAATTGCAGCAGTTACAAAATGTTTTTAATCAGTTATTGCAAGAGTTAGAAAGAGCGAATATACCTTCAAATTATCAACCGTATCCAGATAGGGGAGACAAGGAGACAAGGGGACAAGGGGACAAGGAGAATAATTCTTTCCCCCCCTTCCCACGCCAGTCGCCTCAACGGAGGGAACCTCCGCACAGCGCTGGCTCCTCAACCCCACTTCGTGGGGACG harbors:
- a CDS encoding DUF3040 domain-containing protein — encoded protein: MKSESDHYNELERREKELRQREVEIRLREMEADIYADNTPIYKTVKHQPENSRKLLRKKVILAAKLVAIGVAALVAVKIASIVAGIIIVTALTWISYKLFFDSKKKP
- a CDS encoding dynamin family protein, with product MNAQVDTDKFINDLERVAQVRSEISVCLSNIALTITKAELDVNTSGKLSLERDIEDITIASKNLKNGVFRLLVLGDMKRGKSTFLNALIGENLLPSDVNPCTAVLTVLRYGSKKKVTVHFNDGKSPQELDFASFKYKYTIDPTEAKKLEQEKKQAFPDVDYAVVEYPLPLLEKGIEIVDSPGLNDTEARNELSLGYINNCHAILFVMRASQPCTLGERRYLENYIKGRGLTVFFLINAWDQVKESLIDPDDEEELKASEDRLRQVFSANLAEYCYVDGQNVYEERVFEVSSIQALRRRLKNPQAGLKKTGFGEFMQALNTFLTRERAIAELRQVRTLARGACNHTREAIERRIPLLDQDVNELKKRIDSVEPEFSKLTNIRDEFQAEIIKTRDNQARAIADSFRSYVLNLGNTFETDFLRYQPELNLFDFLSSGKREAFNSALKKAFEQYITDKFAAWTLTAENEINAAFKQLTRSASQYGTSYSQVTDQITEKLTGEKVKLNSTTTEDDKSPSWAKWAMGLLSLSRGNLAGFAMAGAGFDWKNILLNYFTVIGIGGIITAVTGVFLGPIGFALLGLGVGFLQADQARKELVKTAKKELVKYLPQVAQEQSKTVHDAVKECFDSYEREVSKRINDDIASRKSELDNLLQQKTTREINRESELKRLNNLQEDVIFQLQKIEAAYSNLLAYYS
- a CDS encoding dynamin family protein codes for the protein MQQNEVYKKLSDSLKSASALLDIDRKSQLYQDIIAISNHLANPSFRIGVFGPFNHGKSTLLNAMLGNRTLPIDLIPTTGAAITVKYGTDLQTRIILIDGTEIYRSGTEILKEFAILDNNRQMRKDVASVEVFCPHPFLETGVEFLDLPGTNDREEQDNLVKEQLLSADLVIQLLDARKLMTLGERENLRDWLLDRKIKTVIFVANFLNLLEPDEQKQVQNRLLFVAESFRAELPAGFSNLYRVDALPALRARLKGDVTQASSSGLVAFESALQNIVGILQQNRGGVRLPRVQAIASQIILSLKAKIDPLASEIKSIDDKNKAKIEIKQKAEKLIQKGFNTSVAELRGWLSLPNLLIKYQTDAAVALAENNFKSWQASTLKKDLTELQLAVVKWLYQAYEFFQQERPEDLLICFPNVPQITLPPKPSNTDDLSETGSIAVGSGIGWLLGGPVGAAVVGSISYILNKNIQKQDEKSATESYHQQVAQICITAAESYLSRFSSQGLSILAEYENKADKVIKFEVTKEPLELINKRQELQQLQNVFNQLLQELERANIPSNYQPYPDRGDKETRGQGDKENNSFPPFPRQSPQRREPPHSAGSSTPLRGDACAPPLPIPPSSPTPEQVEAQFRAWELDEEIAQMKAEMGSTGKQQNKTQSNKTQAEKNKNSRAYATLEVQSNASFAEVKQAYRILVKKWHPDLFVDKPQLQKEAQEKMRLINEAYTILSEKK